One region of Mucilaginibacter gotjawali genomic DNA includes:
- a CDS encoding pirin family protein, with translation MQKQIEKIYSRPLRPGMVGDGFRVFNYFPNNGLSQQRVSPFLMMDFNAEFDFGPSDHLRGVDVHPHKGFETVTIAYKGSVAHHDSTGNSGVINPGDVQWMTAGSGILHKEYHEKEFSKTGGPFEMVQLWVNLPAKHKLTGPKYQAITADQMGKVILDDDGGVVNVIAGSFNQHQGPATTFTPVNMFDIRINKGKSLAVNIPADHNTVLLVVSGAISVNGEKAGLHDLVLFKNTGEEIAISADEEGVLLLLSGEPINEPIAQYGPFVMNTHRELQEAFEEFQSGKFGVLE, from the coding sequence ATGCAAAAGCAAATTGAAAAAATATATAGCCGGCCGCTTCGGCCAGGTATGGTTGGCGATGGTTTCAGGGTCTTTAATTATTTCCCTAACAATGGTTTGAGCCAGCAAAGGGTAAGCCCGTTTTTGATGATGGATTTTAACGCTGAATTTGATTTCGGCCCATCAGACCATTTACGTGGCGTGGATGTGCACCCGCATAAAGGGTTCGAAACAGTAACCATCGCCTACAAAGGCAGTGTTGCGCATCACGACAGTACGGGAAACAGCGGAGTGATCAATCCGGGCGATGTGCAGTGGATGACTGCAGGTTCAGGGATCCTGCACAAGGAATACCATGAAAAAGAATTCTCCAAAACTGGCGGGCCTTTTGAAATGGTACAGCTTTGGGTAAACCTTCCGGCTAAACATAAATTAACCGGCCCAAAATACCAGGCCATTACTGCCGACCAGATGGGAAAAGTTATACTTGACGACGATGGTGGCGTAGTTAACGTGATCGCCGGTTCATTTAACCAGCACCAAGGCCCGGCCACCACTTTTACACCTGTTAATATGTTTGATATCCGAATTAACAAAGGTAAATCGCTTGCTGTTAACATACCAGCCGATCATAATACGGTATTATTGGTGGTAAGCGGCGCTATTTCCGTCAATGGCGAAAAAGCAGGGTTACATGATCTTGTATTGTTTAAAAATACGGGCGAAGAAATTGCCATCAGCGCTGATGAAGAAGGCGTATTGCTGTTACTAAGTGGCGAGCCCATTAATGAGCCCATTGCACAGTACGGCCCCTTTGTAATGAATACCCATCGCGAATTGCAGGAAGCGTTTGAGGAATTTCAATCAGGTAAATTCGGGGTGCTTGAATAA
- a CDS encoding serine hydrolase domain-containing protein, producing MNTRNIFLIIAFFLLWGRANAQFEGAKIDSWLSENTAEMGGRSILLVWQNGHIVYSHAVNDMNRRQKFIDKMIARRQGKTADLDDFTPTSRIPVASCSKWFSAALVMTFIDEGKLKLSDTVGKYLPVLSRHGKGNITVSECLSHLTAIKAPDLKESLKDMKQVSSMDEAIEQIAAMPMEGKPGKVFRYSNVGLQIAGAVLEKISGKSFETLFAERIAQPLQMKNTDFGNGKVALPAGGAYSTPEDYLDFLVMILNKGVFNNKRILSETSVAQMQLNRCTPNVKIAYAPAEAGTFGYGYGEWVMDEKTVTSPGLFGSFPWVNNDKKYAAFMMTYYIKSAGRHERYTELKSLVDEASTR from the coding sequence ATGAATACTAGAAATATATTTTTGATTATCGCCTTTTTCCTTTTGTGGGGGCGCGCAAATGCACAGTTTGAAGGCGCCAAAATCGATTCATGGCTTTCGGAAAATACCGCTGAAATGGGCGGAAGATCAATCCTCCTGGTTTGGCAAAACGGTCATATTGTTTACTCACATGCGGTAAACGACATGAACCGGCGACAAAAATTTATAGATAAAATGATAGCCCGGCGTCAGGGCAAAACTGCCGATCTGGATGACTTCACGCCAACTTCCAGAATTCCGGTTGCCAGCTGCAGTAAATGGTTTAGTGCAGCCCTGGTAATGACCTTTATTGATGAGGGCAAGCTAAAACTTAGCGACACGGTGGGCAAGTATCTCCCGGTGCTTAGCCGGCATGGCAAAGGAAATATTACTGTAAGCGAATGCCTTTCGCACCTAACCGCTATAAAAGCGCCTGATTTAAAGGAAAGCCTTAAAGATATGAAACAGGTGAGCAGCATGGACGAAGCCATTGAACAAATAGCCGCGATGCCTATGGAGGGCAAGCCGGGCAAAGTATTCCGCTACAGCAATGTTGGGCTGCAAATAGCCGGGGCTGTTTTGGAAAAAATAAGCGGAAAAAGTTTTGAAACCTTATTTGCTGAGCGAATTGCCCAACCGCTGCAAATGAAAAATACCGATTTCGGCAACGGAAAGGTGGCGTTGCCTGCCGGTGGCGCTTACAGTACTCCCGAAGATTACCTGGATTTTTTGGTGATGATCCTCAATAAAGGCGTCTTTAATAACAAAAGAATTTTAAGCGAAACCAGCGTTGCACAAATGCAGTTGAACCGCTGTACGCCCAATGTAAAGATCGCCTATGCGCCCGCAGAGGCCGGTACATTTGGCTATGGTTATGGCGAATGGGTGATGGACGAAAAAACCGTTACCAGCCCCGGTTTATTTGGCAGCTTTCCCTGGGTAAATAACGATAAAAAGTACGCCGCCTTTATGATGACGTATTATATAAAAAGTGCCGGGCGGCACGAAAGGTATACGGAATTAAAAAGTTTGGTGGATGAGGCCTCAACACGATAA
- a CDS encoding DUF4397 domain-containing protein has protein sequence MKNSTKNLKSILTTVLALGLPVLFLASCSKPVVNGNVSTPIAGVAFVQASPDQPVLDIFFNNTKYNTTPISYGNTFSYATVNAGKVPVALYNDATVKAIVTDTLTLLQNVAYSLFLTNTVSHPQLFLLPDTLSKPAGSDAAIRFIDLSPDAPAVDLVIKSGSTLASNMTFKEHSTFIPVQADFYTLEVHAAGTSTVLATLNNLKFQSGFLYTVWFHGLNAGTTSTDKLAVDIITNTYFM, from the coding sequence ATGAAAAATTCTACTAAAAATCTCAAAAGTATTTTAACTACGGTCCTGGCGTTGGGTTTACCGGTTTTATTTCTCGCATCGTGTTCAAAACCAGTAGTAAACGGCAATGTAAGCACACCTATTGCCGGTGTTGCATTTGTACAGGCCTCTCCTGATCAACCCGTATTGGATATTTTTTTCAACAATACAAAATACAATACTACCCCTATTTCCTACGGAAATACTTTCAGCTATGCTACGGTAAATGCAGGAAAAGTCCCTGTTGCACTGTATAATGATGCCACAGTAAAAGCCATAGTAACTGACACCCTGACGCTGCTCCAAAATGTGGCATATTCCTTATTTCTGACAAATACAGTAAGTCACCCGCAATTGTTTTTATTACCTGATACGCTATCAAAACCGGCAGGCTCTGATGCCGCCATACGTTTTATTGATTTAAGCCCCGATGCGCCGGCGGTAGATCTTGTTATAAAAAGTGGTTCCACACTGGCCTCCAACATGACATTTAAAGAGCATTCAACTTTTATACCTGTACAGGCCGATTTTTATACACTGGAGGTACATGCAGCAGGCACTTCAACCGTTCTGGCTACACTCAACAATCTTAAATTCCAAAGCGGCTTCCTTTACACTGTCTGGTTCCACGGCCTAAACGCCGGCACTACCAGTACTGATAAGCTGGCCGTTGACATTATTACGAATACTTATTTTATGTAA
- a CDS encoding PAS domain-containing protein, with amino-acid sequence MKFSNTRPAAIANNKSFSAARTESGNLERYKALVHASDIGAWEYFPDTESLWCNDIYFSMLGRDINDYDFASPNNLKEVWIDLLHPEDKDVATNHFAEYLKNPKGTHESYYRMKHSNGSWVWIWSRGRVFQNEKSGFGAIGTHVDITRHKKAEEAIQRERILLRTLIDNLPDTIYVKDIQGRKIIANRADVECIGVSAEEEVLGKTDLDLFGNNDIGIRGYEDDMRIIKTGEAIINKEEYFLDSRGKKRWLLTSKLPVKDGRGKIIRLLGIGHDITMRKQSDEVLKKLNEDLRLQSEELSKQAADLKALNLQLEKQKEQELEKAIAQGKFEIASEFLHDIGNAMVGLGSHLNRINRVVDQNNLNNLKSLTVFLKTNQTAIAGAIGAHKAAALVSVTEGFEATQTNNGLEIHTSITELLNIITHIQEILNIQRQLVRGHKGLHERKPVNLENILYDCKSMLFASIDKKGIRFSINIQPGTYTIKGDHTKLMQVILNILKNSIEAINIDAPEKIITINMHTVDNLLELIITDNGQGFDAQTANLFFVRGFTTKKNGTGLGLYNIRTIIESHAGSFAISSNGPGCGAVSTIRFAL; translated from the coding sequence ATGAAATTTAGCAATACCCGGCCTGCCGCAATCGCAAATAATAAATCATTTTCAGCTGCCCGGACAGAATCCGGCAACCTTGAACGTTATAAAGCGTTGGTGCATGCATCAGACATTGGCGCCTGGGAGTATTTTCCGGATACGGAATCGCTGTGGTGCAATGATATTTATTTTTCGATGCTGGGGAGGGATATCAATGACTATGACTTTGCAAGCCCCAATAATTTAAAAGAAGTTTGGATTGACCTGCTGCACCCGGAAGATAAGGATGTTGCCACCAACCATTTTGCCGAATATTTAAAAAACCCTAAAGGCACACACGAAAGCTATTACCGGATGAAACACAGTAACGGGAGCTGGGTATGGATTTGGTCGAGAGGCAGAGTTTTTCAAAACGAAAAGTCGGGTTTTGGCGCCATAGGCACCCATGTGGATATCACGAGGCATAAAAAAGCCGAAGAAGCAATACAGCGCGAACGGATCTTATTAAGAACGTTGATTGACAATCTGCCGGATACCATCTATGTGAAGGACATCCAGGGAAGGAAAATTATTGCAAACCGCGCCGATGTTGAATGTATCGGCGTTTCGGCAGAAGAGGAGGTTTTGGGCAAAACCGACCTCGATCTGTTTGGCAATAATGATATAGGCATTCGCGGTTACGAAGATGATATGCGCATCATAAAAACAGGCGAAGCTATTATCAATAAAGAAGAATATTTTTTAGATAGCAGGGGTAAAAAGCGTTGGTTACTTACTTCAAAATTACCGGTTAAGGATGGGCGTGGGAAAATTATTCGCCTTTTAGGCATCGGGCACGATATTACCATGCGTAAACAATCCGACGAAGTATTAAAAAAACTCAACGAGGATCTTCGCCTGCAGTCGGAAGAATTGAGTAAACAAGCTGCCGATTTAAAAGCGCTTAACCTGCAGTTGGAAAAACAAAAAGAACAGGAACTTGAAAAGGCAATAGCCCAGGGGAAATTTGAGATCGCTTCAGAGTTTTTGCATGACATCGGCAATGCCATGGTTGGGCTCGGCTCGCACCTGAACCGCATCAACCGGGTTGTTGACCAAAATAACCTCAATAACCTTAAAAGCTTAACCGTATTCCTAAAAACCAACCAAACGGCCATCGCAGGTGCAATAGGTGCGCACAAAGCGGCAGCGTTGGTTTCGGTAACCGAAGGTTTTGAAGCAACGCAAACAAATAACGGCCTCGAAATACATACCTCGATAACCGAATTATTAAATATCATTACCCATATACAGGAAATTCTGAATATTCAAAGGCAACTTGTACGCGGTCATAAGGGGTTGCACGAACGAAAACCCGTGAACCTGGAAAATATATTATATGATTGCAAATCAATGCTTTTCGCCAGTATTGATAAAAAGGGTATCCGGTTCAGTATAAATATACAACCAGGCACATACACTATTAAAGGCGATCACACCAAACTGATGCAGGTGATATTAAATATCCTGAAAAACAGTATTGAGGCGATAAACATAGACGCGCCCGAGAAAATCATCACCATAAACATGCATACTGTTGACAACCTGCTGGAGTTAATTATTACAGATAATGGCCAGGGGTTTGACGCGCAGACAGCAAATTTATTTTTCGTACGCGGATTTACAACCAAAAAAAATGGCACCGGCCTTGGGCTATACAATATCCGAACTATTATTGAAAGCCACGCAGGCTCGTTCGCAATCAGCAGTAACGGGCCCGGCTGCGGCGCTGTATCAACCATCCGCTTTGCTTTATAA
- a CDS encoding ATP-binding protein yields MNELNTSVLVIDDEEMVRDNIEDILVPRSISQEQYGIDNAVNILFDTPATLLAPRTRNIPVFTVDKASNGMEGIEKVRKAAEQGRPYAVIFLDMRMPGINGLETAIEIRKYDIKAEIIFVTAYSDCSIEEIVEQAGQNVGYHCKPYASEEIIQLATKAVTDYNKLRNLEKLIESISKIGLNNHQLTSLLKNILEQLAGSLETDMALLGKLHDGFVYEKLFSIGAFEDKVNLEELVSRIKNISIERDEVIQLEDLVLARMDNYSVFALLKNHGKLKTEKMYMLKLFVQNAAQAIRNAELNEKLVQKEKLSAVGQVLAMVMHDLRSPIKNIKVITGLMRDEGDTSEMVDLIDQSAEQAAKIFDDFLDFIKETKITKVSVNVNKIVSEAIQQAESRAGIEQVTISKNIPDSLVVPGDESKLRGTIINLVNNAIDVLHEKNVHNGAITISAHAEGKEVTLKITDNGPGIPPEIKDTLFEPFVTCHKKNGTGLGLSIVKQFIIGHGGKIAVYNNNGATFTITLPL; encoded by the coding sequence ATGAATGAACTTAACACATCAGTTTTAGTAATCGATGACGAAGAAATGGTTCGCGACAATATTGAGGATATCCTCGTGCCGCGCAGCATTTCGCAGGAACAATACGGAATTGATAACGCAGTAAACATTTTGTTTGATACACCTGCTACGCTGCTTGCGCCCCGCACCCGCAATATCCCGGTTTTCACAGTCGATAAAGCATCCAATGGGATGGAAGGCATAGAAAAGGTACGCAAAGCTGCTGAGCAGGGCCGTCCTTATGCGGTTATTTTTTTAGATATGCGCATGCCGGGGATTAACGGACTGGAGACTGCCATCGAGATAAGAAAATATGATATTAAAGCGGAGATCATTTTTGTTACAGCTTACAGCGATTGTTCCATCGAAGAAATTGTTGAACAGGCCGGGCAAAACGTGGGTTACCATTGCAAGCCTTATGCATCTGAAGAGATCATTCAACTGGCGACCAAAGCGGTAACGGATTATAACAAATTGCGCAACCTTGAAAAACTGATCGAGTCTATCTCAAAGATCGGCTTAAATAACCACCAGCTAACGTCATTATTAAAAAACATATTGGAACAGCTTGCGGGATCATTGGAAACCGACATGGCGCTGCTGGGCAAACTGCATGATGGTTTTGTTTATGAAAAACTATTTTCAATCGGGGCATTTGAGGATAAGGTAAACCTTGAAGAACTTGTTTCACGCATAAAAAATATATCAATTGAAAGGGATGAGGTGATTCAACTGGAGGACCTTGTTTTAGCGCGGATGGATAACTATTCGGTTTTCGCGCTGCTAAAAAACCATGGAAAGCTTAAAACCGAAAAAATGTACATGCTGAAACTGTTTGTACAAAACGCGGCCCAGGCGATAAGAAATGCGGAATTAAACGAGAAGCTGGTACAAAAGGAAAAGCTTTCCGCCGTAGGCCAGGTTTTGGCAATGGTGATGCACGATCTCCGCTCGCCTATAAAAAACATTAAAGTAATTACCGGTTTAATGCGGGATGAGGGCGATACCAGTGAAATGGTAGATCTGATAGATCAATCGGCCGAACAGGCGGCAAAAATATTTGATGATTTCCTCGACTTTATTAAAGAAACTAAAATAACCAAGGTATCAGTAAACGTCAATAAAATTGTAAGTGAAGCGATACAACAGGCTGAAAGCAGGGCTGGTATTGAGCAGGTAACGATCAGCAAAAATATTCCCGACTCATTAGTGGTTCCGGGCGACGAAAGCAAGCTGCGGGGCACCATCATCAACCTGGTAAATAATGCGATTGATGTACTCCACGAAAAAAATGTACATAACGGTGCGATCACGATATCAGCGCATGCAGAAGGGAAAGAAGTGACATTGAAAATTACGGATAATGGCCCGGGGATCCCGCCCGAAATAAAGGATACACTGTTTGAACCTTTCGTTACCTGCCATAAAAAGAACGGAACAGGCTTAGGGCTGTCTATTGTAAAACAATTCATCATTGGCCATGGTGGCAAAATAGCTGTATATAACAACAATGGCGCTACATTTACGATAACATTGCCCCTGTAA
- a CDS encoding Gfo/Idh/MocA family protein has product MEKSRRIFIKQAALAGTGVLLAKTGWSAASYKRIIGANDRVRVGVIGFSDRHKSSHIPSFMNHYKELNFEVVAVSDIWSKRREEGAATWKAKMQNEVRAYRNNEELYDSKTIDAVFISTADFQHARHAIEAVKAGCDAYVEKPFAETMEDNRAALKAIKESGKIVQIGSQRRSGANYHAANDFIRSGKFGPITMVELTWNVNQPGRWRRPDLLGTLKQEDTDWKRWIMNRPYEEFDPRKYLEFRLFWPYSSGLPGQWMSHQIDTVHWFSGLKHPRSVAANGGIYMWKDGRRNWDTLTAVFDYGPLDDLSSGFQVTFASRMHNGDENPSEIYYSNGGELNLITNKVSPTGGLTEKMAAAMGMKANLLPEIDLANTEKVVASANTGGDVLTSNHVRNWMECVRSRKEPHAPVEAGYSHSIANIMTNAAVHTGYKATFNEATQEVMANGKVFKY; this is encoded by the coding sequence ATGGAAAAATCGCGTCGAATTTTTATCAAACAGGCTGCATTGGCCGGTACCGGTGTATTGCTGGCAAAAACCGGCTGGAGCGCCGCAAGCTACAAACGCATTATCGGCGCTAATGACCGGGTGCGGGTGGGTGTAATAGGGTTTAGCGACAGGCACAAAAGTTCGCATATCCCCAGCTTTATGAATCATTACAAGGAGCTTAACTTTGAAGTGGTTGCGGTATCCGACATCTGGAGCAAACGCCGTGAAGAAGGCGCTGCTACCTGGAAAGCAAAAATGCAGAACGAGGTAAGGGCGTACCGCAACAACGAAGAATTGTATGACAGTAAAACCATAGATGCCGTATTTATCAGCACCGCCGATTTTCAGCATGCGCGGCATGCCATTGAGGCGGTAAAGGCCGGCTGCGATGCCTATGTAGAAAAACCTTTCGCCGAAACCATGGAGGATAACCGCGCCGCGTTGAAAGCGATAAAAGAATCGGGTAAGATCGTCCAGATCGGCTCACAGCGCAGGAGCGGGGCCAATTATCATGCGGCGAATGATTTTATCCGTTCAGGGAAGTTTGGGCCGATCACTATGGTTGAACTCACCTGGAACGTTAACCAGCCGGGCCGCTGGCGCAGGCCTGACCTTTTAGGCACCCTAAAACAAGAAGATACCGATTGGAAGCGCTGGATCATGAACCGCCCCTATGAGGAATTTGACCCGCGTAAATATTTAGAGTTCCGGCTTTTCTGGCCGTATTCATCCGGGTTGCCGGGGCAGTGGATGAGCCACCAGATTGATACGGTACATTGGTTTAGCGGGCTCAAACACCCGCGCAGTGTGGCCGCCAACGGCGGTATTTACATGTGGAAGGATGGCCGCCGTAACTGGGATACCCTAACGGCGGTATTTGACTATGGTCCTTTGGATGATCTATCAAGCGGTTTCCAGGTTACTTTTGCTTCGCGGATGCACAATGGGGACGAGAATCCCTCCGAGATTTACTATTCAAACGGGGGTGAGTTGAACCTGATCACCAATAAAGTATCACCAACCGGGGGCCTTACCGAAAAAATGGCCGCAGCCATGGGCATGAAGGCCAATCTGCTGCCGGAGATCGACCTGGCCAATACCGAAAAAGTGGTGGCTTCAGCCAATACAGGCGGAGACGTGCTTACCTCCAACCATGTACGCAACTGGATGGAATGTGTGCGCAGCCGCAAGGAACCCCATGCACCGGTGGAAGCTGGTTACAGCCATTCCATCGCTAATATCATGACCAACGCTGCCGTGCATACCGGCTATAAGGCCACCTTTAATGAAGCGACGCAGGAAGTAATGGCGAATGGCAAAGTGTTTAAATATTAG
- a CDS encoding DUF6807 domain-containing protein produces MTRYRSLGFAIAMAFATSLCFAQKSENVQVVKSATENRDDILIGGQPFTSFLYPDSLEKPVLYPIRAANRTVVTRGFPLAPNAGEPTDHPHHVGLWFNFENVNGLDFWNNSYAIPANKKSLYGWIRTDRITETKSGSTGILAYHANWVNQKKQVLLEEATRFEFSASASQRIIDRFTTLKADTDVTFNDAKDGMLGLRLAHELQIPANEDQQLTDNKGNVTTVKGGTDHIANGNYLTSAGKTGNDTWSTRGVWCKVFGKMGADSVSIAIIDHPKNPNYPTFWHARGYGLFAANPLGEKVFTNGKSSLNLKLKKGESVTFRYRIVINSGDKTISIAVLNKLASEFAGK; encoded by the coding sequence ATGACAAGGTATAGAAGTTTGGGTTTTGCTATCGCGATGGCTTTTGCAACTTCCCTGTGTTTTGCTCAGAAAAGCGAAAACGTGCAGGTGGTCAAGTCGGCCACTGAAAACAGGGATGATATCCTTATCGGAGGCCAGCCTTTTACGAGTTTCCTTTATCCGGATAGCCTGGAAAAGCCGGTTTTATATCCTATCCGCGCGGCTAACCGTACTGTTGTTACCCGCGGTTTTCCCCTGGCGCCCAATGCCGGCGAGCCCACGGATCACCCGCACCATGTGGGCCTTTGGTTTAACTTTGAAAATGTAAATGGGCTCGATTTCTGGAACAACTCCTATGCTATACCTGCTAACAAAAAAAGCCTGTATGGCTGGATCCGGACTGATCGCATCACCGAAACTAAAAGCGGCAGTACCGGTATATTAGCCTACCATGCCAATTGGGTTAACCAAAAAAAGCAGGTATTGCTGGAAGAAGCCACCCGCTTCGAATTCAGCGCGAGTGCGAGCCAGCGCATTATTGATCGTTTTACCACTTTAAAAGCCGATACAGACGTTACTTTTAATGATGCCAAAGATGGTATGCTGGGCCTGCGCCTGGCACATGAACTGCAAATCCCTGCTAATGAAGACCAGCAGTTGACGGATAATAAAGGTAACGTAACGACAGTAAAAGGGGGCACGGACCATATTGCCAATGGTAACTACCTCACCAGCGCGGGCAAAACGGGCAATGATACCTGGAGCACCCGCGGCGTTTGGTGTAAAGTATTCGGTAAAATGGGGGCCGACTCGGTGAGTATTGCAATCATCGATCACCCTAAAAACCCCAATTACCCTACCTTCTGGCATGCGCGTGGCTATGGTTTGTTTGCTGCCAACCCGCTTGGCGAAAAGGTTTTTACCAATGGTAAATCTTCACTCAACCTGAAACTAAAAAAGGGAGAATCGGTAACCTTCAGGTACCGGATTGTGATCAACAGCGGCGATAAAACCATCAGCATTGCCGTATTAAATAAGTTGGCCTCGGAGTTTGCGGGAAAATAA
- a CDS encoding PepSY-associated TM helix domain-containing protein, with protein sequence METINPVQHKPVKDAKKPKSAWKKGTITFSRWVHIYLSMLSFVVVLFFAVTGLTLNHAEWFDGKQVEKKYKGAVPAAWVKVRDTAQIKKLEIVELLRKNYGIKGYVSDFIIQDDQCSVSFKGPGYSADAFISRKDGKFQLSELRLGVVAVLNDLHKGRDSGAGWSWLIDVSAVFLTLVSLTGLIMLCFLKKKRVNGIILLIIGGAICCLIYWIFVP encoded by the coding sequence ATGGAAACAATTAACCCGGTGCAGCACAAACCTGTAAAAGACGCGAAGAAGCCAAAATCCGCATGGAAGAAAGGAACCATCACTTTTTCGCGCTGGGTGCATATTTATTTGTCGATGCTCAGCTTTGTAGTGGTGCTTTTCTTCGCTGTAACCGGTCTTACCTTAAACCACGCCGAATGGTTTGATGGCAAACAGGTTGAAAAAAAGTATAAGGGCGCGGTACCTGCAGCATGGGTAAAGGTGCGGGATACTGCACAGATCAAAAAGCTGGAAATTGTGGAGCTGCTGCGTAAAAACTATGGCATCAAAGGTTATGTGAGCGATTTTATCATCCAGGACGACCAGTGTTCTGTATCCTTTAAAGGGCCCGGCTACAGCGCCGACGCCTTTATCAGCCGCAAAGACGGCAAATTTCAGTTAAGCGAGCTGCGGCTTGGCGTAGTGGCCGTACTGAACGACCTGCACAAGGGCCGCGACAGCGGCGCCGGCTGGAGCTGGCTGATCGATGTATCGGCGGTGTTTTTAACGCTGGTATCGCTAACAGGCCTCATAATGCTTTGCTTCCTGAAGAAAAAAAGAGTGAACGGTATCATCCTGCTCATCATTGGCGGCGCAATTTGTTGCCTCATCTACTGGATTTTTGTCCCGTAA
- a CDS encoding DUF2271 domain-containing protein produces the protein MLKKPITLLSGALLLLLVMASATPPLKTNKLYVSDYENVLGTSMEIKIAANTEPNASKAEDAALAEVDRLNMILSGYNPSSEFSRWMKADKKPVVVSAALYEVLSLFEQWRIKSNGALDASAETITKVWRNAAKQNRLPSSDEIANAVKMVQQQHYILNAQNHTAQRLDDAPLILNSFAKSYIMNKAANVAMTTAGVNGLVINIGGDILVRGQHTEQVQVSNPKADAENDAPVARVQVSNKTIATSGNYRRGELINGKWYSHIVDPRTGIPAGEVISSTVIADKATDAGALATALSVLSPGEGKLLVAKVPGAEYMLITADGKQFESAGWKKALLPEEKPVLTTTTAVAGDKTWDPNYELAINLELATMEGMRVHRPFVAVWVVDADKKPVRQIALWYNKPRWLNELPAWYEAYYDSYSAGSASISSTTSATRSPGKYTLKWDGRDDKGNLVKQGTYTINIESAREHAGYHLLSQDFNPKKPQHIDLTGNAEVASASFDYRKKTDGNN, from the coding sequence ATGTTAAAAAAACCAATCACATTATTATCCGGGGCTTTATTGCTGCTCCTGGTAATGGCCAGTGCCACACCCCCGCTCAAAACAAATAAGCTATATGTCTCTGACTATGAGAACGTGCTGGGCACTTCCATGGAAATAAAAATCGCAGCGAACACGGAGCCCAACGCATCAAAAGCGGAAGACGCCGCGCTGGCCGAAGTGGACAGGCTGAATATGATCCTGAGCGGCTATAACCCATCCAGCGAATTCAGCCGGTGGATGAAAGCGGATAAAAAGCCTGTAGTTGTTTCGGCAGCGCTTTATGAAGTACTATCGCTTTTTGAACAATGGCGCATTAAAAGCAACGGCGCGCTGGATGCCTCGGCCGAAACTATTACGAAGGTATGGCGCAATGCGGCCAAACAAAACCGCCTGCCATCATCCGATGAAATTGCAAATGCGGTAAAAATGGTACAACAGCAGCATTATATATTAAATGCACAAAACCACACCGCGCAACGCCTGGATGATGCGCCGCTGATCCTGAACTCCTTTGCGAAAAGTTATATCATGAACAAGGCTGCTAATGTGGCTATGACAACAGCAGGCGTAAACGGCCTGGTGATTAATATAGGTGGTGATATTTTGGTACGCGGGCAGCATACCGAACAGGTGCAGGTGAGCAACCCTAAAGCGGATGCCGAAAATGATGCGCCGGTTGCCAGGGTACAGGTAAGCAATAAAACTATTGCTACCAGCGGCAATTACCGCCGCGGCGAATTGATAAATGGTAAATGGTATTCGCATATTGTTGACCCCCGGACCGGTATACCGGCTGGTGAGGTGATCAGCTCAACCGTAATCGCCGATAAAGCTACCGATGCCGGGGCATTAGCGACCGCGTTAAGCGTACTTAGCCCGGGCGAAGGTAAACTGCTGGTAGCCAAAGTGCCCGGCGCTGAATATATGCTGATCACTGCTGATGGTAAACAATTTGAAAGCGCCGGCTGGAAAAAAGCATTATTGCCCGAAGAAAAACCTGTGCTTACAACAACTACCGCTGTTGCCGGTGATAAAACATGGGATCCTAATTATGAGCTGGCCATCAACCTGGAACTGGCTACCATGGAAGGCATGCGGGTACACCGCCCCTTTGTAGCAGTTTGGGTAGTGGATGCTGATAAAAAACCCGTAAGGCAGATTGCGCTTTGGTACAATAAACCAAGATGGCTGAACGAATTACCTGCCTGGTATGAGGCCTATTACGACAGCTATTCAGCGGGCAGTGCCAGCATCAGCTCAACCACCAGCGCTACCCGTTCGCCGGGGAAATATACGCTCAAATGGGATGGCAGGGATGATAAAGGCAACCTGGTAAAACAAGGCACCTATACCATCAATATTGAATCGGCGCGCGAACATGCCGGCTACCACCTGCTGAGCCAGGATTTTAACCCGAAAAAACCGCAGCACATTGACCTTACCGGCAATGCTGAAGTGGCCTCCGCATCATTTGATTACCGCAAAAAGACTGATGGAAACAATTAA